One window of Gloeothece citriformis PCC 7424 genomic DNA carries:
- a CDS encoding UbiD family decarboxylase: MARDLRGFIKLLEDRGQLRRIKALVDADLEIAEISNRMLQAAGPALLFENVKGASFPVAVNLMGTVERICWAMNMNHPQELEELGKKLALLQQPKPPKKLSQFVDFGKVLFDVVKAKPGRNFFPPCQQVVIEGDDLDLNTLPLIRPYPGDAGKIITLGLVITKDCETGTPNVGVYRLQLQSKNTMTVHWLSVRGGARHLRKAAEKGKKLEIAIALGVDPLIIMAAATPIPVDLSEWLFAGLYGGSGVQLTRCKTLDLEVPADSEFILEGTITPGEMLPDGPFGDHMGYYGGVEDSPLIRFHCMTHRQDPIYLTTFSGRPPKEEAMMAIALNRIYTPILRQQVSEITDFFLPMEALSYKAAIISIDKAYPGQAKRAALAFWSALPQFTYTKFVIVVDKDINIRDPRQVVWAISSKVDPSRDVFILPETPFDSLDFASQKIGLGGRMGIDATTKIYPETDHQWGEVLESDEDVAAMVSRRWSEYGLEDLNLKEVDANLFGYEIK, translated from the coding sequence ATGGCGAGAGATTTACGGGGTTTTATTAAGCTTCTGGAAGACCGGGGACAACTGCGACGCATTAAGGCTTTGGTTGATGCTGATTTGGAAATTGCCGAGATTTCTAACCGTATGCTACAAGCGGCAGGCCCTGCTTTATTGTTTGAGAATGTTAAAGGCGCTTCTTTTCCGGTTGCGGTTAATTTGATGGGTACGGTTGAAAGAATTTGTTGGGCGATGAATATGAACCATCCCCAAGAATTAGAGGAGTTGGGGAAAAAATTAGCCCTTCTACAACAACCTAAACCCCCTAAAAAACTCTCCCAGTTCGTTGATTTTGGTAAAGTCCTATTTGATGTGGTGAAAGCGAAACCGGGAAGAAATTTTTTCCCTCCCTGTCAACAAGTAGTCATCGAAGGGGATGATCTCGATCTTAATACTCTTCCTCTGATTCGTCCCTATCCAGGTGATGCCGGAAAAATTATTACTCTGGGGTTGGTTATTACTAAAGATTGTGAGACGGGGACTCCTAATGTGGGGGTTTATCGTCTTCAATTACAGTCTAAAAATACCATGACCGTTCATTGGTTGTCGGTACGGGGAGGCGCTAGACATCTCCGCAAAGCAGCAGAAAAAGGCAAGAAGTTAGAAATTGCGATCGCCCTTGGTGTTGATCCATTAATTATTATGGCCGCAGCAACGCCTATTCCGGTTGACCTTTCGGAGTGGTTATTTGCCGGTTTATACGGGGGTTCGGGGGTACAGTTAACCCGGTGTAAAACCTTAGATTTGGAAGTTCCGGCGGACTCAGAATTTATTTTAGAAGGGACGATTACCCCAGGAGAAATGTTACCGGATGGGCCGTTTGGCGATCACATGGGATATTACGGAGGAGTGGAAGATTCTCCTTTAATTCGTTTCCATTGTATGACCCATCGTCAAGATCCGATTTATTTAACTACCTTTAGCGGTCGTCCCCCGAAGGAAGAGGCCATGATGGCGATCGCTTTAAATCGCATATATACCCCGATTTTGCGGCAACAGGTGTCGGAAATTACGGACTTTTTCTTACCGATGGAGGCATTAAGTTATAAAGCGGCGATCATTTCTATTGATAAAGCTTATCCAGGACAAGCAAAACGGGCGGCTTTAGCTTTTTGGAGTGCCTTACCCCAGTTTACCTATACTAAGTTTGTGATTGTCGTAGATAAGGATATAAATATTCGAGATCCTCGTCAAGTGGTGTGGGCAATTAGTTCTAAAGTTGACCCCTCTAGAGATGTGTTTATTCTCCCAGAAACACCTTTTGATAGTTTAGATTTTGCCAGTCAAAAGATAGGATTAGGAGGAAGAATGGGAATAGATGCCACCACTAAAATTTATCCAGAAACGGATCATCAATGGGGGGAAGTTTTAGAGTCTGATGAGGATGTTGCGGCTATGGTTAGTCGTCGTTGGTCAGAATATGGGTTAGAGGATTTAAACTTAAAAGAAGTCGATGCCAATTTATTTGGATATGAGATAAAATAA
- the devC gene encoding ABC transporter permease DevC — MLKIPLSWLQLTHEKTRLLVAIAGITFADILMFMQLGFRDALFDSSVKFHKQLETDIVLLNSRSETFVNLKQFSQRRLYTALGVPGVESVTPMYIGFAFWKNPVKQNLKNILVIGFNPEKNVVRLPGVAEKKALLKQQDLVLFDQKSRQEFGPVVQWFNQGKTVTTEVAERKIKIGGLFSLGTSFGADGNLITSDVNFFRLFSNRDRGLIDLGLIQVAPNADVNAVVQAIQKEIAAEDVMVMTKADFIEFEKNYWRTRTTIGFVFAFGTLMGFIVGTVIVYQILYTDVADHLPEYATLKAMGYTDFYLLSVVFQEAIILAIIGFIPGVSAALFMYYRVANATGLPIMMTVSRAITILILTILMCVISGIISVGKLRSADPADIF; from the coding sequence ATGCTGAAAATTCCTCTTTCTTGGTTACAACTTACTCATGAAAAAACCCGTCTTTTAGTCGCTATAGCTGGAATCACCTTTGCTGATATTTTGATGTTTATGCAATTGGGGTTTCGGGATGCACTTTTTGACAGTTCAGTTAAATTTCATAAACAGCTTGAAACCGATATTGTTTTACTTAATTCTCGTTCAGAAACCTTTGTTAATCTGAAACAATTTTCTCAGCGCCGTCTATATACCGCTTTAGGCGTTCCTGGGGTTGAATCTGTGACTCCTATGTATATTGGCTTTGCATTTTGGAAAAATCCAGTCAAGCAAAATTTAAAAAATATTCTAGTGATCGGGTTTAATCCTGAAAAAAATGTGGTTAGGTTACCCGGAGTAGCCGAAAAAAAAGCGTTACTAAAACAACAAGATTTAGTTTTATTCGATCAAAAATCTAGACAGGAATTTGGGCCGGTTGTCCAATGGTTTAATCAAGGTAAAACCGTGACCACAGAAGTGGCAGAACGTAAAATTAAAATCGGCGGGTTATTTTCTTTAGGTACATCTTTTGGCGCAGATGGCAATTTAATTACCAGTGATGTTAACTTTTTTCGCCTTTTTTCTAATCGAGACCGAGGATTAATTGATTTAGGATTAATTCAAGTAGCCCCTAATGCTGATGTTAATGCAGTTGTTCAAGCCATTCAAAAAGAAATTGCAGCCGAGGATGTCATGGTCATGACGAAAGCTGACTTTATCGAATTTGAGAAAAACTACTGGAGAACTCGGACTACTATCGGCTTTGTGTTTGCTTTTGGAACTCTGATGGGGTTTATTGTTGGTACAGTGATTGTCTATCAAATTCTCTATACTGATGTTGCCGATCATTTACCCGAATATGCTACCTTAAAAGCGATGGGTTATACAGATTTTTATTTACTTTCCGTCGTCTTTCAAGAAGCAATAATTTTAGCAATTATTGGGTTTATTCCTGGGGTATCAGCCGCTTTATTTATGTATTATAGGGTTGCCAATGCAACGGGTTTACCGATTATGATGACGGTTTCCAGAGCCATTACAATTTTAATTTTAACTATTCTGATGTGTGTGATTTCTGGTATAATATCGGTCGGTAAATTGAGATCAGCCGATCCCGCCGATATTTTTTAA
- a CDS encoding Uma2 family endonuclease — MFITINENTINLPPGGEVVLRHRTWEDYEQLLKSRQDKVIPKVYFNAKTQEILLMSPLPGHGKRINILQDLVKILLRYQNQDWEAFDPITLKRLNQAGVEPDACFYINNRQAILGKEKIDLTVDPPPDLGIEVDLTSTTSPGDYLAIAIPELWIYRRGELLIYLFENEQYKNSQESSTFEGIDVKRLLPQYVELGFTNGSSVALRQFEQDLTLL; from the coding sequence ATGTTTATTACCATTAATGAAAATACGATTAATTTACCTCCAGGGGGAGAGGTTGTTTTACGTCATCGAACTTGGGAAGATTACGAACAACTGTTAAAGAGTCGTCAAGACAAAGTGATTCCTAAAGTCTATTTTAATGCTAAAACCCAGGAAATTCTCCTTATGTCGCCTTTGCCCGGTCATGGTAAAAGAATTAATATATTACAGGATTTAGTTAAAATTTTGTTGCGTTATCAAAACCAAGATTGGGAAGCTTTTGATCCGATTACTTTAAAACGATTGAATCAGGCAGGAGTAGAACCAGATGCTTGTTTTTATATTAACAACCGTCAAGCTATTTTAGGCAAAGAAAAGATTGATTTAACCGTAGATCCACCCCCAGATTTAGGGATAGAAGTCGATTTAACCTCTACCACTTCACCCGGAGATTATTTAGCGATCGCTATTCCTGAATTATGGATTTATCGTCGGGGTGAATTATTGATTTATCTTTTCGAGAATGAGCAATATAAAAATAGTCAAGAAAGTTCAACCTTTGAGGGGATTGATGTTAAAAGGCTTTTACCCCAATATGTAGAATTAGGGTTTACCAATGGCTCTAGTGTTGCTTTACGTCAGTTTGAGCAAGATTTAACCCTTTTGTAG
- a CDS encoding DUF29 domain-containing protein — MSKLNIYDKDFYQWTIEQAKAIDERNLNSLDWENLKEEIEALGRSEYNAVVSLLLKEIEHLLKIDYVPIPECRNKWKAEAAAFKKNIARKITPSMKPKLESQFEGIFQDAAEVVAIEYEIELPQECPYNLEDLLD; from the coding sequence ATGAGCAAATTAAATATATATGACAAAGACTTTTATCAATGGACGATAGAACAAGCAAAAGCAATAGATGAACGTAACTTGAATAGTTTAGATTGGGAAAATTTGAAAGAGGAGATAGAAGCATTGGGACGTAGTGAATATAACGCAGTCGTCAGCTTGCTGCTTAAAGAGATAGAACATCTCTTAAAAATAGATTATGTTCCTATTCCTGAGTGTCGCAACAAATGGAAAGCAGAAGCCGCCGCTTTCAAGAAAAATATTGCTCGTAAAATTACCCCAAGTATGAAACCTAAGCTAGAAAGCCAGTTTGAGGGAATATTCCAAGACGCGGCGGAAGTTGTAGCCATTGAATACGAGATTGAGTTACCCCAAGAATGCCCCTACAATCTTGAGGACTTGTTAGATTAA
- the crtA gene encoding cyanoexosortase A, translating into MSGLFLLVVGSIIWDKRNNLKIESSLLFKIIGILLIGCIVINLPLSPQKNKLDPFLRCSPFIFGLSLGLIASGLKGIKLYWRELTILFFLGMPAVIAEWLKFNPSSLTAQFSTFILWCINLNPIREGVHIYLPTGAVEVNKGCSGLEAMTYLLGISVIMLLMFPLRRIYNILVPIVAVSLGFIVNGFRVVLLTLLVASNKMEGFKYWHEGEGSLMVGMVAIGLFVIFYFFLIRFSDVEELEDREA; encoded by the coding sequence ATGAGTGGGTTATTTTTGTTAGTCGTTGGCTCTATAATTTGGGATAAACGGAATAATTTAAAAATAGAAAGTAGCCTATTATTTAAGATAATAGGAATACTGCTGATTGGTTGTATAGTTATTAACCTTCCGTTATCTCCACAAAAAAATAAGCTCGATCCTTTTTTACGGTGTTCGCCATTTATATTTGGTTTAAGCTTAGGTTTAATCGCATCTGGGCTAAAAGGAATTAAGTTATATTGGCGAGAATTAACTATTTTATTTTTTTTAGGAATGCCTGCTGTAATCGCGGAATGGCTGAAATTTAATCCATCTTCTCTAACTGCTCAATTTTCCACTTTCATTCTCTGGTGCATAAATTTAAACCCTATCCGTGAAGGGGTTCATATTTACTTGCCTACAGGGGCAGTAGAAGTTAATAAAGGCTGCTCAGGATTAGAGGCTATGACTTATTTATTGGGAATATCAGTCATTATGCTGCTCATGTTTCCTTTGAGGCGAATTTACAATATTCTAGTCCCAATTGTAGCTGTCAGCTTGGGATTTATTGTTAACGGATTTAGAGTAGTCTTGTTAACTTTATTAGTCGCTTCAAATAAAATGGAGGGTTTTAAATACTGGCATGAAGGAGAAGGATCATTAATGGTTGGAATGGTAGCCATAGGGCTTTTTGTCATTTTTTACTTTTTCTTAATTCGATTTTCAGATGTAGAAGAATTAGAGGATAGGGAAGCTTAA
- a CDS encoding DevA family ABC transporter ATP-binding protein, translating to MNNNPVVDINHLNHYFGEGALKKQILFDIHLTLLPGEVVILKGPSGSGKTTLLTLMGGLRSAQSGSLKVFGKEIVGAKKHKLIQIRRNIGYIFQAHNLLDCLTARQNVQMSLELHRGLGDREIKHRSIAMLESVGLGDRVNYYPRNLSGGQKQRVAIARALVSRPKMVLADEPTASLDSKSGHDVVVLMQKLAKEQGCTILIVTHDNRILDVADRIVELEDGRLKQNQLII from the coding sequence ATGAATAATAACCCAGTAGTAGATATTAATCATTTAAATCATTATTTTGGTGAGGGAGCGTTAAAAAAGCAAATTTTATTTGATATTCATCTAACGCTTTTACCGGGAGAAGTGGTTATTTTAAAAGGCCCTTCCGGATCAGGAAAAACAACTTTATTAACCTTAATGGGAGGATTGCGATCGGCACAATCCGGAAGTTTAAAAGTATTTGGTAAAGAAATTGTAGGGGCAAAAAAACATAAATTAATTCAAATTAGACGCAATATCGGCTATATTTTTCAAGCTCATAATTTACTGGATTGTTTAACAGCAAGGCAAAATGTTCAGATGTCTCTTGAATTGCATCGAGGACTAGGTGATCGGGAAATTAAACACAGATCGATCGCTATGTTAGAATCAGTAGGATTAGGCGATCGGGTTAACTATTATCCGCGCAATCTTTCAGGAGGACAAAAACAACGGGTTGCCATTGCTCGCGCTTTAGTTAGTCGTCCTAAAATGGTCTTAGCGGATGAACCGACAGCATCGTTAGACAGTAAATCGGGTCATGATGTAGTCGTATTAATGCAGAAATTGGCAAAAGAACAAGGGTGTACTATTTTAATTGTTACTCATGATAACCGAATTTTAGATGTAGCGGATCGAATTGTAGAATTAGAAGATGGGCGCTTAAAGCAAAATCAACTCATTATTTAA
- a CDS encoding ATP-dependent Clp protease ATP-binding subunit has protein sequence MFEHFSDKAVKAIMFAQEEARRTGHNVVGTEHLLLGVIGEETSLAASVLRDLGINLPQTRRIIEDMTGRGPGYSPANIPFTPKVKRIFEGAFQEARQLGDRVITPVHLLLAITTEKESLAGKILTQQGVDLKKLRTELINKNAEKSAAGATVGATNEPYRFGTPGGRQASLSEFGINLTQQAAEGKLDPVVGRDREVERTIQILGRRTKNNPVLIGEPGVGKTAIAEGLAQRIVQGDVPPLLHDKQVFSLDLGLLLAGTRFRGEFEERLKGIVEEVRQAGNIILVIDEIHTLVGAGALGGSLDAANMIKPALARGELQCLGTTTLNEYRQYIEKDAALERRFQPVKVGEPSITETIEILHGLRKQYEDHHKVKFSDAALTAAAKLSDRYISDRFLPDKAIDLIDEAGSRMHVQYSQKKKAHPETEAEESPIINPQSLVPVVDEEEIAEIVSSWTGVPVNKVNETESESLIYLEARLHERIIGQNEAVSAVARAVRRARVGMKDPNRPIASFVFAGPTGVGKTELAKALATFLFGAADAMIRLDMSEFMEPHTVSKLIGSPPGYIGYDEGGQLTEAVRRKPYTVILFDEIEKAHPDVFNTLLQLLDDGRLTDAKGRTVDFKNTLIIMTSNIGSKVIEKGGGGLGFAISDDIDESQYNYVRNLVTEEMKNYFRPEFLNRLDEIIVFRQLTKNEVKEIADILLQEIAIQLKEQRDISLDVTEQFKELVVKEGYDPSYGARPLRRAIMRRLEDSLAEAILAGQVRDGDNIIIDADDQGQVRILNSEKAVLHLQPVG, from the coding sequence ATGTTTGAACACTTTAGTGACAAAGCTGTCAAAGCGATTATGTTTGCCCAGGAGGAAGCCCGACGTACAGGCCACAATGTGGTCGGGACAGAACATTTATTATTGGGGGTGATCGGGGAAGAAACCTCACTCGCTGCCAGTGTTCTGAGAGATTTGGGCATAAATTTACCCCAAACTAGACGTATTATTGAGGATATGACCGGGCGGGGGCCTGGATATAGTCCAGCCAATATCCCCTTTACCCCAAAAGTAAAAAGGATTTTTGAAGGCGCATTTCAAGAAGCCCGTCAACTCGGAGATCGAGTCATTACTCCAGTCCATTTACTTCTAGCCATAACCACCGAAAAAGAATCTCTAGCAGGTAAAATCCTCACTCAACAGGGAGTAGATCTCAAAAAACTCCGCACAGAATTAATTAATAAAAATGCTGAAAAGTCTGCCGCAGGGGCTACCGTCGGCGCGACCAATGAACCTTACCGTTTTGGAACTCCTGGCGGTCGTCAAGCGAGTTTATCCGAATTTGGCATTAATTTAACTCAACAAGCGGCAGAAGGAAAATTAGACCCCGTAGTCGGACGCGATCGAGAAGTAGAAAGAACCATTCAAATTTTAGGCCGTCGCACCAAGAATAACCCCGTTTTAATCGGAGAACCCGGAGTCGGTAAAACCGCGATCGCCGAAGGATTAGCCCAAAGAATTGTACAAGGTGACGTTCCCCCATTACTCCACGATAAACAAGTTTTTAGTTTAGATTTAGGATTACTTCTGGCCGGAACTCGATTTAGAGGAGAATTTGAAGAACGTCTTAAGGGTATTGTCGAAGAAGTTCGTCAAGCCGGCAATATTATTTTAGTGATTGATGAAATTCATACCCTGGTAGGGGCTGGCGCGTTAGGCGGTTCTCTCGATGCAGCGAACATGATTAAACCCGCCTTAGCGCGGGGTGAATTGCAATGTTTAGGCACAACCACCCTTAACGAATACCGTCAATATATCGAAAAGGATGCCGCCCTAGAACGACGTTTTCAACCGGTTAAGGTGGGCGAACCCTCGATCACAGAAACCATTGAAATTCTGCATGGGTTACGTAAACAATACGAAGATCACCATAAGGTTAAATTCTCGGATGCTGCTTTGACCGCCGCCGCTAAACTCAGCGATCGTTATATTAGCGATCGTTTCCTTCCCGATAAGGCGATCGACTTGATCGATGAGGCCGGTTCGCGGATGCACGTACAATATTCCCAGAAGAAAAAAGCCCACCCAGAAACAGAGGCAGAAGAATCACCCATTATTAACCCACAGTCTTTAGTACCCGTTGTCGATGAAGAAGAAATTGCTGAAATTGTTTCTTCTTGGACAGGTGTACCGGTTAATAAAGTGAATGAAACTGAGTCAGAATCTTTAATTTACCTCGAAGCCCGATTACATGAGCGGATTATCGGTCAAAATGAAGCCGTAAGTGCCGTTGCTCGTGCTGTCCGTCGTGCTAGAGTGGGGATGAAAGATCCTAACCGTCCGATCGCCTCTTTCGTGTTTGCGGGGCCGACGGGAGTAGGGAAAACCGAATTAGCCAAAGCCTTAGCAACCTTCCTCTTTGGGGCTGCGGATGCGATGATTCGTCTAGATATGTCGGAATTTATGGAACCTCACACGGTTTCTAAATTAATTGGGTCTCCTCCGGGATATATTGGTTATGACGAAGGGGGACAATTAACCGAAGCAGTACGCCGGAAACCTTACACAGTTATCCTTTTTGATGAGATAGAAAAGGCTCATCCGGATGTGTTTAATACCCTGTTGCAATTGTTAGATGATGGTCGTTTAACAGATGCTAAAGGTCGGACTGTAGACTTTAAAAATACTCTGATCATTATGACTTCTAATATCGGTTCTAAGGTAATCGAAAAAGGAGGCGGTGGTTTAGGGTTTGCCATTTCCGATGACATCGATGAATCTCAATACAATTATGTCCGCAATTTAGTCACGGAGGAAATGAAAAATTACTTCCGTCCTGAATTCCTCAACCGTCTTGATGAGATTATTGTCTTCCGTCAATTGACCAAAAATGAAGTTAAAGAAATTGCTGATATTCTCTTACAAGAAATCGCCATTCAATTAAAAGAACAACGAGATATTAGTCTAGATGTAACAGAACAATTTAAAGAATTAGTGGTTAAAGAAGGCTATGATCCGAGTTATGGCGCAAGACCCTTACGTCGGGCAATTATGCGACGTTTAGAGGATAGTTTAGCAGAAGCGATTTTAGCCGGTCAAGTTCGAGATGGTGACAACATAATTATCGATGCCGATGACCAAGGTCAGGTCAGAATTTTAAATTCTGAAAAAGCTGTCCTCCATTTACAACCCGTTGGATAA
- the purU gene encoding formyltetrahydrofolate deformylase, producing the protein MNGSTATLLISCPDQKGLVAKIANFIYSNGGNIIHADQHTDFSAGLFLTRLEWQLDGFNLPKPMIEPAFAAIAKPLDAVWSLHFSDVTPRIAIWVTKQNHCLLDLLWRQQAKEIAAEIPLMISNHKQLQPIAEQFGIDFHHIPITKETKLEQEAKQLELLRHYNIDLVVLAKYMQILSPEFVEKFPHVINIHHSFLPAFPGANPYQRAYERGVKIIGATAHYVTADLDEGPIIEQDVERISHRDTVGDLIRKGKDLERMVLARAVRLHLQNRVLVYENKTVVFT; encoded by the coding sequence ATGAACGGTTCAACGGCAACTCTATTAATCTCCTGTCCCGATCAAAAAGGATTAGTGGCTAAAATTGCTAACTTTATTTATTCTAATGGAGGCAATATTATCCATGCGGATCAGCATACAGACTTCTCTGCCGGTTTGTTTCTGACGCGCTTAGAGTGGCAATTAGACGGGTTTAATCTCCCCAAACCCATGATCGAACCGGCTTTCGCTGCGATCGCAAAACCGTTAGATGCCGTTTGGAGTCTTCATTTTTCCGATGTTACCCCCCGAATTGCCATTTGGGTAACCAAGCAAAATCATTGTTTATTAGATTTACTCTGGCGACAACAAGCCAAAGAAATTGCAGCAGAAATTCCCTTAATGATTAGTAATCATAAGCAACTTCAACCCATTGCCGAACAGTTTGGGATTGATTTTCATCATATCCCCATTACCAAAGAAACGAAACTAGAACAAGAAGCTAAACAGTTAGAATTGCTGCGCCATTATAACATAGATTTGGTTGTTTTAGCCAAATATATGCAAATTCTTAGCCCAGAATTTGTAGAAAAATTTCCTCATGTCATTAATATTCATCATTCTTTTTTACCCGCCTTTCCGGGAGCAAATCCTTATCAAAGGGCGTATGAAAGAGGGGTTAAAATTATTGGAGCAACGGCTCATTATGTGACAGCCGATTTAGATGAAGGGCCAATTATTGAACAGGATGTTGAAAGAATTAGTCATAGAGATACCGTAGGAGATTTAATTAGAAAAGGAAAAGATTTAGAACGGATGGTATTAGCTAGGGCAGTTAGATTACATTTACAAAATCGGGTTCTCGTTTACGAAAATAAAACCGTAGTGTTTACTTAA
- a CDS encoding DUF29 domain-containing protein, with the protein MPTYEQDFYQWTIEQAQALRERNIKALDWDNLIEEIESLGRDYYKDCFSYAVLIIVHRLYIDYWVAQRERNQFHWQGEIDNWQTLIQNHLTTNIKNKLEKEWDTIYHQARQKFIKKTGIDTLPESCPYTLEEILE; encoded by the coding sequence ATGCCAACTTATGAGCAAGATTTTTATCAATGGACAATTGAACAAGCGCAAGCATTACGAGAACGAAATATAAAAGCCCTAGACTGGGATAATTTGATAGAGGAGATAGAGTCATTGGGCAGGGATTATTATAAAGATTGTTTCAGTTATGCAGTTTTAATTATCGTTCATCGTCTTTATATTGACTATTGGGTAGCCCAAAGAGAGAGAAATCAATTTCACTGGCAAGGGGAGATTGATAACTGGCAAACTTTGATCCAGAACCATTTAACGACTAACATCAAAAATAAATTAGAAAAGGAATGGGATACTATTTACCACCAAGCTCGTCAAAAGTTTATCAAAAAAACGGGAATAGATACCTTACCTGAATCCTGCCCCTATACCCTCGAAGAGATTCTAGAATAA
- a CDS encoding ABC exporter membrane fusion protein — protein sequence MGQATEFKKQILIKDGKRWVIVTCILGVLITAGSTIYGLRQTNLDSQDPPPVVTEPPKISSVTALGRIEPKGEVIKLAPAPNMGGAKVVQLLIEEGDRVQKGQVVAILDNLKQEQTAVNLAQQELKVAQANLDIVKAGAKQGEIEAQRATIQRLQAQLDGEIATHQVTIERLQAELAGEQQEQQATIERLQAELNDAEKDFQRYQKLALDGVISESDLDQRSLNLATARERVAEAKARLKKTSDTLNQRIAEERANFQKQIDTLQKQIDEAKATLDRIAEIRPVDVQKAQAEVDKANAALKQAQADLDLAYVKAPVDGQILKIHSRPGAKVDDDKGIAEIGNTDQMMVIAEVYESDISKVKLGQKALITSENNTFTDKLTGTVTQIGLQIGKKDVLETDPAADVDVRVIEVKILLDPDSSRRVDHLTYAKVVTEIPLEN from the coding sequence ATGGGACAAGCAACTGAATTTAAAAAACAAATCTTGATCAAAGACGGAAAACGATGGGTAATTGTTACCTGTATTTTAGGGGTACTCATCACCGCCGGCTCAACAATTTACGGACTCCGACAAACTAACCTGGACTCCCAAGACCCTCCCCCTGTGGTTACTGAACCCCCAAAAATCTCATCCGTTACCGCTTTGGGGAGAATTGAACCAAAAGGAGAAGTGATTAAACTTGCACCCGCCCCGAACATGGGAGGAGCAAAGGTCGTTCAATTATTAATTGAGGAAGGGGATAGGGTTCAAAAAGGGCAAGTTGTCGCCATTTTAGATAATCTAAAACAAGAACAAACCGCCGTAAACTTGGCACAACAAGAATTAAAAGTTGCTCAAGCGAACCTAGACATCGTTAAAGCCGGAGCTAAACAAGGAGAAATAGAAGCCCAAAGGGCAACCATTCAACGCCTACAAGCCCAACTCGACGGGGAAATCGCCACTCATCAAGTTACTATAGAACGATTACAAGCGGAATTAGCCGGCGAACAACAAGAACAACAAGCCACTATTGAACGGTTACAAGCTGAGTTAAACGATGCAGAAAAAGACTTTCAACGCTATCAAAAATTAGCCCTTGATGGGGTCATTTCCGAATCAGATTTAGATCAGCGATCGCTCAATTTAGCCACTGCTAGAGAACGAGTAGCAGAAGCCAAAGCCAGACTGAAAAAAACCTCAGATACTCTTAATCAAAGAATAGCAGAAGAAAGAGCCAATTTTCAAAAACAAATAGATACTTTACAAAAACAAATTGATGAGGCAAAAGCGACCTTAGATCGAATTGCTGAAATTCGTCCGGTAGATGTCCAAAAAGCCCAAGCAGAAGTCGACAAAGCTAATGCTGCTCTAAAACAAGCCCAAGCCGATTTAGACTTAGCTTATGTCAAAGCGCCTGTAGATGGACAAATTTTAAAAATTCATAGCCGTCCCGGTGCAAAAGTTGATGATGATAAAGGAATTGCAGAGATAGGAAACACCGATCAAATGATGGTGATTGCAGAAGTTTATGAGAGTGATATTAGTAAAGTTAAGCTAGGACAAAAAGCCTTGATTACCAGTGAAAATAATACTTTTACTGACAAATTAACCGGCACAGTTACTCAGATTGGCTTACAAATTGGCAAAAAAGATGTCTTAGAAACCGATCCGGCTGCTGATGTCGATGTCCGAGTGATAGAAGTTAAAATATTACTCGATCCGGATTCAAGCCGTCGAGTTGATCATTTAACTTATGCCAAAGTCGTCACCGAAATCCCCCTAGAAAACTGA